The genomic interval GTGTGCTGCGCCGCTTTCGGGATGGCGCACGATGAACATGTCGCAATGCATGGCCTCCAGGTTGCGTAGCGTATCAAGCAGCGTTTCGCCCTTGGCGGCGGCGGAGGTGGCTACGTTGATGTTGAGGACATCGGCAGAGAGACGCTTGGCGGCAAGTTCGAATGTCGTGCGGGTGCGGGTACTGGCTTCAAAAAACAGGTTGACGATGGTTTTGCCACGCAGCAAGGGAACCTTTTTCACCGTTTGTTCGCCCACGGTGGCAAAGGATTCAGCTGTATCCAGAATTTCCGTGAGCAAGTTGCGGCTCAGGCCTTCCAGTGTGAGGAAGTGGCGCAGGCGACCGTCGCTGTCGATTTGCATGTTGCTGCTCATGGGGTGCTGCGTTGCAGCGTGAGGCGAAGATCACCCGGATCGCCCAGCTTCACGTATTCGTTGTCGGCCAATGCCATGTGACAGCCCACTATCTGTGCCTCTATCGGCAGTTCGCGTCCTGGACGCTCGACCAGCACCGCAAGCGTCACGCTGGCTGGTCGGCCATAATCAAAAATTTCGTTGAGCGCGGCACGTATTGTACGCCCGGTATGCAGCACATCATCCACCAGTATGATGTGGCGCTCATCGACGCTGAATGGCAGACAGGAAGGCTTGACCTGCGGATGCATGCCGATGCGGGTAAAATCGTCGCGATAGAATGAGATATTCAGTGTGCCCAGGGGCTGGGTCATATTCAGCAGTGTATGCAGGCGTTCCGCTATCCAGGCGCCGCCAGTATGAATCCCGATCATCACAGGTTCTGTCTTGCGTTCTGCGCTGATCAATTGGCGCAAGGCCTCGGCCATGTCGGCGAGCAGTGCGTGGGTGTCTGGTATTGTGGTCATGGCGCAGGGCCGGGTGAGGGATGATTGAGCCAGGTTTGCAGAATGATCTGTGCTGCGAGCATGTCGATTGCGCCGTGCGCCCTGCGGCCTGTGGGCTTTCCTGCCAGCTGCGCTGCGGCATGCGATGACAGGTGCTCATCTATCGTGTGTACCGGCAGACGATAGCGCTCATGCAGTTGCTGGCCAAAGCGCTGCGCTGCGCGGGAGACCGCATTTTCGCTGCCGTCACGGCTGAGGGGCAGGCCGACGACAAAGGCCTCCGGCCGCCATTCGTCCACGAGGCGCGAGATCGCTGTCCAGTCAGGTTTGTTGTGGCGCAGCGAGAGTGTTTCCAGTGCGGTGGCAGTGTGGGTGATTTGCTGGCCAACGGCGACGCCGATATGTTTGGTACCGTAATCAAAGCCCAACAAGGTACGTGGCGTCATGCGTGACCCACTTCACCGGAGAGACGGCTGATATCCACGCCCAGCAATGCTGCCGCCCCCGCCCAGCGCTGTTCGGCTGGGGTGTTGAACAGGATGTCGATAGCGGCCTCGCCACTCAGCCAGGCATTGTCAGCGATTTCCTGCTCCAGCTGCCCGGCAGACCAGCCGGCATAACCTAACGCTACCAAGGCCTGGCCCTGGAATTCATCCGTCGCCAGCGCGCTGAGGATATCCGGCGAGGTGGTGACGCCAACAGAGTCCGTCACGGCCAGCGTGGATTCCCAGCGCTGGAGTGGTTGATGGATGACAAACAATGCGTCACGCCGCACCGGCCCGCCAAGATAGACGGGGTGCTGTTTCGCATCCTGGGTAGGGGTTGCAATGGTGGTATGTTGCAGCACCTCACCCAGCGTAACGACCAAGGGCTGGTTGACGACGATACCCATGGCACCCTCTGCGCTGTGTTCGCAGAGGTAGACGACACTGTGGAAAAAGTAGGGGTCCGCCAGCATTGGCATGGCGATGAGGAAATGGTTTTTCAGGTAACCGGGTTCCATGTCTCGATGGGCGCCCTCATAAGACTTGCGCATTGTAGCATGGCGCGCCTGCAGAGGACACAGGCGGAGGCTTAGCCGCCGCCCGACAAGCGGTTGCCGCGCAGGAATTGCCAGGTGCGCGTGATATGCAGCACATCTGTTTCCTTGCGGATATTGTCCGGGAATTCGGCGAAAGGGGCGGCCAGGCGCACGATGGCGATGGCCGCGTCATCCAGCACCCTGTGCCCGGAGGAACGCCGCAAAGTGATGTTGTTGATGCTGCCGTCGGTATTGAGGGCCACATCAAGTATCAGGCTGCCGGAGAGGTTCCGCCGGCGTGCCTCGTCGGGATAATTCAGATTGCCTATGGTCTCCACTTTGCGCCGCCAGGCCTCCATGTAACTGGCATATTTGTACTCCCGTGTGGCAGCAGAGATGAATGTCTGGCGTGGCCGTTTGGCATAGATGGCGCGTGACTCGTCGAGCGCGGCAGAGAGGCTGTCGATTTGCATGCTGCGCGCGACAAGTTCGGCAGCAGATGGTGTTTCGGCAGGCGCTACAGAGGCCGCTTCATCCGGTATGGCCTCACGGGGTGTCGGCGTCTTTGCTGTGAGCCTGTTTTTCGGCGTGGGCTGGACGGGTGTGATTTCAGGCTGCGGTTGTGCCGCCGCAGCAGGTTCCTGCGGCGCGGGTTGGGCGGCGGGTGGCGGTGTCAGCGGTGTGGGTGTATCGACGTTACCGCCACCTTGTTGCTGTGCCTGGGCCAGAAAATCGGCGTGTGCGGGGGCGTCCGGTGTGCGCTGGTCGACCAGCGTGATCTCCATGCTGGGGAAAGGATTTTTGAGCGGTAGCGTGATGAGATCAAAGCGCACACCGAGGATAAGCAGTGCGTGCACAACCACTGCGAAAAACAACGTGAGCCCCAGCCTGTCATAGGCGGTGACAGGCGCTGGCAGGGGCAGTGTGGCAGTGACAGACATGGCTTCAAGTTACCCTGTCGAGCAGGGCTTGTGCAACCCTGCCACTGACCAGCCCGAACAGCAGGGCGGCAGTCATCAATACGGGCAGCAGGTGTAGCAGTGCCGGGTGGGGGATGAACAGTGCATAGGCGACAAAAAACTGGCCGGCCATGTGCGCAAGTGCGGCCAGCATGCTGTAGCCGAGGGCACCGAGACCCGTGCCCGGCAGGCGGGTTGACAGGGCATGGGCCACACCCAGCGCCAGTATGCCGCAGACCGCTCCGGACAGGCTCAAGATAAAGGTGGGAGAGAGGAAGGTGCCGAGCAGCA from Gammaproteobacteria bacterium carries:
- the pyrR gene encoding bifunctional pyr operon transcriptional regulator/uracil phosphoribosyltransferase PyrR — encoded protein: MTTIPDTHALLADMAEALRQLISAERKTEPVMIGIHTGGAWIAERLHTLLNMTQPLGTLNISFYRDDFTRIGMHPQVKPSCLPFSVDERHIILVDDVLHTGRTIRAALNEIFDYGRPASVTLAVLVERPGRELPIEAQIVGCHMALADNEYVKLGDPGDLRLTLQRSTP
- a CDS encoding Gx transporter family protein; the protein is MTAFTTTREDHLIAWLTALAICIHIAESALPSPLPGIKPGLANVVTIAVLLRYGWRMAAWITLLRVLVGSLLLGTFLSPTFILSLSGAVCGILALGVAHALSTRLPGTGLGALGYSMLAALAHMAGQFFVAYALFIPHPALLHLLPVLMTAALLFGLVSGRVAQALLDRVT
- a CDS encoding energy transducer TonB — translated: MSVTATLPLPAPVTAYDRLGLTLFFAVVVHALLILGVRFDLITLPLKNPFPSMEITLVDQRTPDAPAHADFLAQAQQQGGGNVDTPTPLTPPPAAQPAPQEPAAAAQPQPEITPVQPTPKNRLTAKTPTPREAIPDEAASVAPAETPSAAELVARSMQIDSLSAALDESRAIYAKRPRQTFISAATREYKYASYMEAWRRKVETIGNLNYPDEARRRNLSGSLILDVALNTDGSINNITLRRSSGHRVLDDAAIAIVRLAAPFAEFPDNIRKETDVLHITRTWQFLRGNRLSGGG
- the ruvX gene encoding Holliday junction resolvase RuvX — protein: MTPRTLLGFDYGTKHIGVAVGQQITHTATALETLSLRHNKPDWTAISRLVDEWRPEAFVVGLPLSRDGSENAVSRAAQRFGQQLHERYRLPVHTIDEHLSSHAAAQLAGKPTGRRAHGAIDMLAAQIILQTWLNHPSPGPAP
- a CDS encoding YqgE/AlgH family protein, whose amino-acid sequence is MEPGYLKNHFLIAMPMLADPYFFHSVVYLCEHSAEGAMGIVVNQPLVVTLGEVLQHTTIATPTQDAKQHPVYLGGPVRRDALFVIHQPLQRWESTLAVTDSVGVTTSPDILSALATDEFQGQALVALGYAGWSAGQLEQEIADNAWLSGEAAIDILFNTPAEQRWAGAAALLGVDISRLSGEVGHA